The region GTCGCGAAGGCGCTATCCGATCCCAACCGCGTGCGCATCCTGCTGGCGCTCAAGGGCCGGGAGCTTTGTGTCTGCCAACTTGTCGATCTGCTCGGTCTGGCCGCCTCAACGGTATCCAAGCACATGAGCGTGCTGCGCCAGGCTTATCTCGTGGAGTACCGCAAAGAGGGCCGCTGGGCCTATTACCGGCGGACCGGGCGCGGCGGACCTAAGCGGGCGCAGACGGCGCTTCGTTGGCTGGATGCGTCCGTTGTCGGAGAATCGATCGT is a window of Candidatus Eisenbacteria bacterium DNA encoding:
- a CDS encoding metalloregulator ArsR/SmtB family transcription factor, which translates into the protein MREFTDVAKALSDPNRVRILLALKGRELCVCQLVDLLGLAASTVSKHMSVLRQAYLVEYRKEGRWAYYRRTGRGGPKRAQTALRWLDASVVGESIVAKDAKRLQVILKRPVEDLCKITNQS